In Trichocoleus desertorum NBK24, the following are encoded in one genomic region:
- the map gene encoding type I methionyl aminopeptidase — MNILSNLIPQASQPPRVKQRRGIEIKSPREIEIMRESAKIVATVLKEISQIIQPGMTTADLDAHAEKRIREMGATPSFKGYHGFPASICSSINNEVVHGIPNAKKVIRTGDVVKIDTGAYFQGFHGDSCITIGVGEVTPDAAKLIRVAEEALYKGIEQVKAGKYLLDLAGAVQDHVEANGFVIVEDYTGHGVGRNLHEEPSVFNFRTRQMPNVKLRAGMTLAIEPILNAGSKVTRTLQDRWTVVTVDNSLSAQFEHTVLVTEEGYEILTDRTKV, encoded by the coding sequence ATGAACATCCTCAGCAATTTGATTCCTCAAGCGTCTCAGCCGCCCCGTGTTAAGCAACGTCGGGGAATTGAGATCAAGTCTCCGCGTGAAATTGAGATTATGCGGGAGTCAGCCAAAATTGTCGCGACCGTGTTGAAGGAAATTTCCCAAATTATTCAACCGGGGATGACGACTGCTGATCTGGATGCTCATGCAGAAAAGCGGATTCGCGAAATGGGAGCTACTCCTAGCTTTAAGGGCTATCACGGCTTCCCTGCTTCTATCTGCTCCAGCATCAATAACGAAGTGGTGCATGGAATTCCCAACGCCAAAAAGGTGATTCGCACCGGAGATGTGGTCAAGATTGATACGGGAGCTTACTTTCAAGGCTTTCATGGCGACTCTTGCATCACTATCGGTGTGGGAGAAGTGACCCCGGACGCAGCTAAGTTAATCCGAGTGGCTGAAGAAGCCCTTTACAAAGGTATTGAGCAAGTCAAAGCGGGCAAGTACCTGCTGGACTTGGCGGGTGCGGTGCAAGATCACGTTGAGGCGAATGGTTTTGTGATCGTAGAAGACTACACCGGACATGGCGTAGGCCGTAACCTGCATGAAGAACCTTCTGTGTTTAACTTCCGTACCCGTCAAATGCCCAACGTAAAGCTGCGGGCAGGTATGACCCTGGCGATCGAACCGATTCTGAATGCTGGCTCCAAAGTCACCCGCACCTTGCAAGACCGCTGGACGGTGGTGACAGTAGATAACTCACTCTCAGCTCAGTTTGAGCACACCGTTTTGGTGACTGAAGAGGGTTACGAAATCCTCACCGATCGCACCAAAGTCTAA
- a CDS encoding alternative oxidase, with protein MIRLLVNFLVAVLNTFYREDDGPDLSVQVYRRFFVLETVARVPYFAYLSVLHLYETMGWWRKSDWLKIHFAEAWNELHHLLIAEALDGDRFWIDRFVARAGAFVYYWILVPVYMISPRSAYHFMQLVEEHAYQTYDTFLQKHEAALKAEPAPEVATTYYLEGDMYLFDEFQTAQGSEQRRPKIETLYDVFLAVRDDELEHVKTMIVCQQPDAQANFQSPHNSEKLALPESTTTAIAATTQQLVREEAKC; from the coding sequence ATGATTCGTCTGCTGGTTAACTTTCTGGTCGCTGTGTTGAATACGTTTTATCGGGAAGACGATGGCCCTGATTTATCAGTGCAGGTCTACCGTCGCTTTTTCGTGTTGGAAACCGTGGCACGGGTGCCTTATTTTGCCTACTTGTCCGTGCTGCATCTATACGAAACGATGGGTTGGTGGCGCAAATCGGACTGGTTGAAGATTCATTTTGCCGAAGCCTGGAACGAGTTACACCATCTCCTAATTGCCGAAGCTTTGGACGGCGATCGCTTTTGGATCGATCGATTTGTGGCGCGCGCAGGGGCGTTTGTCTACTACTGGATTTTGGTGCCTGTCTATATGATTTCACCCAGATCGGCCTACCACTTCATGCAGTTGGTAGAAGAGCATGCCTATCAGACTTACGACACTTTTTTGCAAAAGCATGAGGCGGCTCTCAAGGCTGAACCTGCCCCGGAAGTGGCTACTACGTACTACCTCGAAGGCGACATGTATCTGTTTGATGAATTTCAAACGGCGCAGGGTTCGGAGCAGCGCCGTCCTAAAATCGAAACGCTCTATGATGTATTTCTGGCGGTGCGCGATGATGAACTGGAACATGTCAAAACTATGATTGTCTGCCAGCAACCAGATGCTCAAGCCAACTTCCAAAGCCCCCACAATAGCGAGAAATTGGCTTTACCAGAGTCAACTACAACCGCGATCGCGGCTACTACACAGCAGTTAGTGCGAGAAGAGGCGAAATGCTAG
- a CDS encoding HhoA/HhoB/HtrA family serine endopeptidase, with the protein MSSSEQRFFPLRQISSYALVVVLSVALTLAVLWTFPSAWLPKVSALLNQSTLLSPETVEEPTAAIAPNIALDTAPNIVPNIVPSQESGRNFVAAAVNRVGPAVVRIDTDRTITTRPADPLFDDPFFSPFFGDGYSRAPQEYHQRGQGSGFIIDRNGILLTNAHVVSGADTVSVTLKDGRTFKGEVRGIDEPSDLAVVKINGQNLPVAPLGNSSDVQVGDWAIAVGNPLGLDNTVTLGIISTLNRSSAQVGIPDKRLDFIQTDTAINPGNSGGPLLSDRGEVIGINTAIRADAQGIGFAIPIDKAKAIKDVLIRGGKVPHPYIGVRLLTLTPELAQESNNNPNSPFAVPEVNGVLVMQVMPNSPAAAAGLRRGDVITAVEGKSVKTAEQLQRAVEQSRVNQPLQLQTQRGEQTQQLSIRPGDLQDVPRPKLER; encoded by the coding sequence ATGTCGTCCTCGGAGCAACGCTTTTTTCCGCTTCGTCAAATTAGTAGCTACGCCTTGGTGGTTGTGTTGAGCGTTGCTTTGACTTTGGCTGTGCTTTGGACTTTTCCATCGGCTTGGCTTCCCAAGGTTTCAGCGCTGCTCAACCAATCTACGCTGCTTAGCCCCGAAACAGTGGAAGAACCTACCGCTGCGATCGCGCCTAATATTGCGCTCGATACCGCGCCTAATATTGTGCCCAATATCGTACCTAGTCAAGAAAGTGGCCGTAACTTTGTGGCTGCCGCCGTTAATCGAGTTGGCCCAGCCGTAGTGCGAATCGACACCGATCGCACAATTACCACTCGCCCAGCAGACCCCTTATTTGATGATCCTTTCTTTAGCCCCTTCTTTGGCGATGGCTACTCCCGCGCCCCGCAGGAATATCACCAACGCGGTCAAGGCTCTGGCTTCATCATCGATCGCAATGGCATTCTCTTGACCAATGCTCATGTGGTGAGTGGAGCAGATACGGTCAGCGTCACCCTCAAAGATGGTCGTACCTTCAAGGGCGAAGTGCGCGGCATTGATGAGCCATCTGACTTAGCAGTGGTGAAAATCAACGGCCAGAATTTGCCTGTGGCTCCACTAGGTAACTCTAGCGATGTGCAAGTGGGAGATTGGGCGATCGCAGTGGGCAACCCTTTAGGTCTAGATAACACCGTTACCCTGGGCATCATCAGCACCCTCAACCGTTCTAGCGCCCAGGTTGGTATCCCAGACAAGCGCCTCGACTTTATCCAAACCGATACAGCCATTAACCCTGGCAACTCTGGGGGGCCGTTGTTGAGCGATCGCGGTGAAGTAATTGGAATCAACACTGCTATCCGAGCTGATGCTCAAGGGATTGGTTTCGCCATTCCCATCGATAAAGCCAAGGCAATCAAAGATGTGCTAATTCGAGGCGGCAAAGTTCCCCATCCTTATATTGGCGTTCGATTGCTCACCCTGACCCCAGAACTAGCCCAGGAATCTAACAACAACCCCAATTCCCCCTTCGCTGTCCCAGAAGTGAATGGCGTTTTGGTGATGCAGGTAATGCCCAATAGCCCAGCAGCAGCGGCAGGTTTGCGTCGAGGTGATGTGATTACTGCGGTCGAAGGCAAGTCTGTCAAAACTGCTGAGCAATTGCAGCGGGCAGTAGAACAAAGCCGAGTCAATCAGCCTTTGCAATTGCAAACCCAACGGGGAGAACAAACTCAGCAACTGTCCATTCGACCTGGTGATTTACAAGATGTGCCTCGTCCTAAGCTAGAGCGCTAG
- a CDS encoding S-layer homology domain-containing protein, producing the protein MSRVSFVSHAIRSSLGIAIALGVTAIATAPNQVLAQTAPTNAPSSNSQPQSGCISGYPDGTFRGDRPVTRYEFAAGLNACLNNIEQQIPTSRANLATKADFEALIQRQRELNAQVKDLSSRVDGISTKPITRPRQPLRHGPKL; encoded by the coding sequence ATGTCTAGAGTTTCGTTCGTCAGCCATGCAATCAGGTCTTCTCTAGGAATCGCGATCGCCCTTGGAGTCACAGCGATCGCGACTGCACCCAACCAAGTGTTGGCCCAGACTGCTCCGACTAACGCCCCTAGCAGCAATTCACAGCCTCAATCTGGCTGCATTTCTGGCTATCCCGATGGCACCTTTCGCGGCGATCGCCCAGTCACTCGTTACGAATTTGCGGCTGGCTTAAATGCTTGCCTGAATAACATTGAGCAACAGATTCCTACAAGCCGCGCTAACTTAGCGACCAAGGCCGATTTTGAGGCACTGATTCAACGCCAACGGGAGCTAAATGCTCAGGTGAAAGATTTATCGAGCCGCGTAGATGGTATTTCTACTAAGCCCATCACTCGTCCTCGCCAGCCTCTCAGACATGGCCCTAAGCTATAG
- a CDS encoding metal ABC transporter ATP-binding protein: protein MQPLLEVKNLACGYQSQTIFSDVNFSLYPGQFSGLVGPSGSGKSTLLKTIVGLLPPWAGEVWYRGRRLKPGTSPVKVGYVPQVETVDWGFPVTAEEVVMMGRYRQQRLWPWPSPCDRTKARELLSRVGIEHVARQPIGELSGGQQQRVFLARALVGDPEIVLLDEPTSSSDLHVQHELLHLLAELGQQGLAILISTHDLNSVATHLPWVICFNHGLICQGPPKDVFTPESLGKTFRGEMVVFRQNERILVASGATSLLHEMQANLPPALYKSLPSKSV, encoded by the coding sequence ATGCAACCTTTGCTGGAAGTCAAAAATCTTGCCTGTGGCTACCAAAGCCAAACCATTTTTTCAGATGTCAATTTCTCCTTGTACCCAGGCCAATTTTCTGGTTTGGTGGGGCCTTCGGGAAGCGGGAAAAGTACCCTACTCAAAACTATTGTGGGACTGCTGCCTCCTTGGGCTGGAGAAGTTTGGTATCGAGGACGCCGCCTAAAGCCAGGAACTTCCCCGGTTAAGGTGGGCTACGTTCCTCAAGTAGAGACGGTAGATTGGGGCTTTCCCGTCACCGCCGAAGAAGTGGTGATGATGGGGCGTTACCGACAGCAAAGGCTTTGGCCTTGGCCTTCCCCTTGCGATCGCACCAAGGCCAGAGAATTACTCAGCCGCGTTGGCATTGAACATGTAGCGCGTCAGCCCATTGGTGAACTATCCGGTGGACAGCAGCAACGGGTGTTTCTCGCCCGAGCGCTCGTGGGTGATCCCGAAATCGTGTTACTCGATGAGCCAACCAGCAGTTCCGACTTGCATGTCCAGCACGAACTCCTGCATCTGTTAGCTGAGTTAGGGCAGCAGGGCTTAGCCATCTTAATTTCTACTCATGATCTCAATTCTGTCGCTACTCATCTGCCTTGGGTGATCTGCTTCAACCACGGTCTCATCTGCCAAGGCCCACCCAAAGACGTTTTCACGCCCGAAAGCTTAGGAAAAACCTTCCGAGGTGAAATGGTAGTATTTCGGCAAAATGAGCGGATTTTGGTTGCGAGTGGAGCTACCTCCTTACTGCATGAAATGCAAGCCAACCTGCCACCCGCCCTCTACAAATCTCTACCTTCTAAATCTGTCTAA
- the dusA gene encoding tRNA dihydrouridine(20/20a) synthase DusA translates to MTASITAPNLSHHCDRPLIGNPLSVAPMMDRTDRHFRYFMRQITQRTLLYTEMVTSLAILHGDRERLLAFSPEEKPLALQVGGDNPKDLAICAQIAADLGYDEINLNVGCPSDRVQNGNFGACLMAQPERVADCVAAMMQATSIPVSVKHRIGIDDRDRYEDMVTFVQTVAASGCERFTVHARKAWLQGLSPKENRDIPPLRYEDVHRLKQDFPHLFIEINGGFTNLAQVQEQLRSVDAVMIGRAAYDQPYLFAQSDRLIYAQETTPPTPQEVAEAILPYIDFWIAKGLKLHKITRHMLQLFAGQPGSRIWKRHLTENSCLAGAGSEVVREALAMVSKSSRSSKAIAPR, encoded by the coding sequence ATGACCGCTTCCATCACAGCACCCAATCTATCCCACCATTGCGATCGCCCTCTCATCGGCAACCCCCTCAGCGTCGCCCCCATGATGGATCGCACCGATCGCCACTTCCGCTACTTCATGCGGCAAATCACCCAGCGAACCCTGCTGTACACCGAAATGGTGACGAGCCTCGCAATTCTGCATGGCGATCGCGAACGATTACTAGCGTTTTCCCCCGAAGAAAAGCCTTTAGCGCTGCAAGTGGGTGGAGATAACCCCAAAGACCTTGCCATCTGTGCCCAAATTGCCGCCGACCTAGGCTACGACGAAATCAACCTCAACGTCGGCTGCCCTAGCGATCGCGTTCAAAACGGTAACTTTGGCGCTTGCCTGATGGCCCAACCAGAGCGAGTGGCTGATTGTGTCGCTGCCATGATGCAAGCAACCAGCATTCCAGTCTCCGTCAAGCATCGCATCGGTATTGATGATCGCGATCGCTACGAGGATATGGTGACGTTTGTCCAAACCGTTGCCGCCTCAGGTTGTGAGCGCTTTACCGTCCATGCCCGCAAAGCTTGGCTGCAAGGACTCAGTCCCAAAGAAAACCGAGATATCCCACCGCTTCGTTATGAAGACGTGCATCGGTTGAAGCAAGACTTCCCCCACCTATTCATCGAGATTAACGGTGGTTTCACCAACTTGGCCCAAGTGCAAGAACAGTTGCGCTCGGTGGATGCAGTAATGATCGGTCGTGCCGCTTACGATCAGCCTTATTTGTTTGCCCAAAGCGATCGCCTGATCTACGCCCAAGAAACTACCCCTCCCACTCCTCAGGAAGTGGCTGAAGCAATATTGCCTTACATTGACTTTTGGATCGCTAAAGGTTTGAAGCTCCACAAAATCACCCGACACATGCTGCAACTGTTTGCAGGACAACCCGGAAGCCGAATTTGGAAACGACATCTCACAGAAAATTCTTGCCTTGCGGGTGCTGGTTCTGAGGTCGTCCGTGAAGCTTTAGCAATGGTATCCAAAAGTTCCAGAAGCTCAAAGGCGATCGCTCCTAGATAG
- a CDS encoding AEC family transporter has protein sequence MLDTLFRAYTPLLIWPGLGLLLLRWVPNRFPRLLGQALYWVGVPLQLLVLGRQTELSDRVGFIPAVAVGVLVLSLFLSLVFWWGFQKQFEPTPVAIADSSQLPINLGSSSPPVSQRATLGSFILAAMLGNTGFVGLALAQVLFGIDDLGWAVLFSVTSNVVGNYGIAVFIASYFGHSATKNHWWVQLRDVVTVPSTWAFLLGFSTRAIALSEAIETGLNQAVWVVMASALLLVGLRLGSIKGWRSLQRAVLPTLLKVLIVPGLVGVGATCLGVTGVPRLVLVLMSGTPTGLSVLILAEVYNLDRELLTGSIALSFIGLLLVLPLWLSWFS, from the coding sequence ATGCTGGATACCCTGTTCCGTGCTTACACTCCTCTGCTGATCTGGCCAGGGTTAGGGCTATTGCTCCTACGGTGGGTACCCAATCGGTTCCCCCGGTTGCTGGGACAAGCACTGTATTGGGTTGGAGTCCCTTTACAACTCTTGGTGCTAGGACGTCAAACCGAGCTGTCCGATCGCGTGGGCTTTATTCCAGCCGTGGCAGTCGGGGTGCTCGTGCTGAGCCTGTTTTTGTCCTTAGTTTTTTGGTGGGGGTTCCAGAAGCAGTTTGAACCAACTCCAGTGGCGATCGCTGACTCCTCTCAACTTCCTATAAACTTGGGATCGAGCAGCCCCCCTGTCTCCCAGCGAGCCACGCTAGGCAGCTTTATTCTGGCGGCAATGTTGGGGAATACAGGCTTTGTCGGCTTGGCCTTGGCTCAAGTGTTGTTTGGCATAGATGATTTAGGCTGGGCAGTCCTTTTTAGCGTCACTAGCAACGTGGTGGGCAACTATGGCATTGCTGTGTTTATTGCTAGCTATTTTGGTCATAGTGCAACCAAGAATCACTGGTGGGTGCAGTTACGGGACGTAGTAACTGTTCCAAGTACTTGGGCCTTTCTTTTAGGATTTAGTACTCGCGCGATCGCTTTATCAGAGGCGATCGAAACTGGGCTGAATCAAGCGGTCTGGGTCGTGATGGCGAGTGCTTTGTTACTAGTGGGCTTACGCCTTGGCTCGATTAAAGGCTGGCGCAGTCTCCAGCGTGCGGTCTTGCCCACCCTGCTCAAAGTTTTGATCGTACCTGGGCTGGTGGGAGTAGGGGCTACATGCCTTGGCGTGACAGGCGTACCTCGATTAGTCTTGGTGCTGATGTCTGGGACGCCCACAGGTTTGTCAGTGTTGATTCTGGCAGAGGTCTACAATCTCGATCGCGAATTGCTCACAGGTAGCATTGCTCTAAGTTTTATCGGGTTGCTGCTCGTACTACCGCTGTGGCTGAGTTGGTTTAGTTGA
- a CDS encoding metal ABC transporter substrate-binding protein — protein MKPFVVLSLLSLLLLGCNATQNSTSPSSAPASSPAQSSQSSDRQAQGKPIVATTVAPLTNIVSNIAGDRADVKGIVPEGTNSHTFEPRPSDGELLKQADLIIANGLQLEVPTLKLAEAAKPKETKIYEVGTNTITQDQWIFDASFPQEGGKPNPHLWVNPKYAAAYARQAAEQLTALDPAGAEYYAANLKSYLQRLDQLDQVTRKVVASIPPENRKLLTYHDSWAYWAREYDVEVIGAIQPSDFNEPSAQDVAGLIDQIRESKVPAIFGSEVFPSKVEEQIAREANVKTDNTSDDDLPGEGSANAMENNNPEHTYIGMMAENLRILAKNLGGDPSLVDSLETANIVGPTATAQAKP, from the coding sequence ATGAAACCCTTTGTCGTTCTGTCGCTTCTTAGTTTGCTACTGCTAGGCTGTAACGCAACTCAGAATTCAACTTCTCCTAGTTCAGCCCCCGCCAGTTCCCCCGCTCAATCCAGTCAGTCGAGCGATCGCCAAGCTCAAGGCAAGCCGATAGTTGCCACCACCGTTGCCCCTTTGACGAACATCGTCAGCAATATTGCAGGCGATCGCGCTGACGTGAAAGGCATTGTTCCGGAAGGCACCAACTCTCATACCTTTGAGCCTCGACCCTCCGATGGTGAACTCCTTAAGCAAGCCGATCTAATTATTGCTAACGGTTTGCAGCTAGAGGTTCCCACCTTAAAGTTAGCTGAAGCGGCTAAACCCAAAGAGACGAAAATCTACGAAGTGGGTACCAACACGATCACGCAAGACCAGTGGATCTTTGATGCCAGCTTTCCCCAAGAGGGCGGCAAGCCCAATCCTCACCTCTGGGTTAACCCCAAATATGCAGCGGCCTACGCTCGGCAGGCAGCAGAGCAGCTCACCGCATTAGATCCCGCTGGAGCTGAGTATTACGCTGCTAATCTTAAAAGCTATCTACAACGATTAGATCAACTTGATCAAGTGACTCGAAAAGTGGTCGCCAGTATTCCACCCGAAAATCGCAAACTTCTTACCTACCACGACTCTTGGGCCTACTGGGCTCGCGAATATGACGTTGAGGTGATCGGTGCCATTCAACCCTCTGACTTCAACGAACCCTCTGCCCAAGATGTCGCGGGGCTGATCGATCAAATCCGGGAAAGCAAAGTCCCTGCTATCTTTGGGTCGGAAGTATTTCCTAGCAAAGTGGAAGAACAGATTGCTCGCGAAGCCAATGTCAAAACCGACAATACGAGTGACGACGATTTACCCGGTGAAGGCTCTGCCAATGCGATGGAAAATAACAATCCTGAACATACTTACATCGGTATGATGGCCGAAAACCTCCGCATCTTGGCGAAGAATCTAGGCGGCGATCCGAGCCTAGTAGATAGCTTAGAAACGGCCAACATCGTTGGGCCAACTGCCACCGCTCAAGCCAAGCCATAA
- a CDS encoding pitrilysin family protein: MSLLAFVRRATGPVLLALCLTTVLLISSETAPTLALSTVSATLNSKTKPDMKPSSSVMPTASLTQEVRKTVLDNGLTVLTKELHTAPVVSVQVWYRVGSYDEPAGLSGISHLLEHLMFKGTNNRPVQFGRLFSALGSQSNAFTAYDQTAYYGTVERDKLPALLVLEADRMKNALINPEQLLSEKRVVISELQGYENEPGYRLERAVRKAAFPQQSYGLPIGGTKADVETFTVEQVRDYYRKYYSPTNATLVIVGDFETEPTLQAVRSAFGQIPNEEQVGTAKPVASAIAPTKPKPAATAQTPIVLREPGSAALLHAVYPLPDLSHPDVPALQVMDYILTGGRSSRLYQALVESGLASEAGGYAANLLDSGWYSLSVTAAPGKKLSQIDRVLQRSLANLRDKPVSQAELQRAKNQLRASRLLQNRDVTSQAMQLADDQSVAGDYRYSDRLLAAITQVTTTDVQRVAKTYFQSTSRTVGFFEPTQLQASTGGTGVGSTQTTENFSAGEPVDPAELEQYLPRIETTTSENTQALPEAITLENGLRILLLPDTSTPTITLSGHIGAGSEYDSIEKAGLADLTAENVMNGTKTKDALTLAETLEDRGADLSFDTNREGVTIDGDGLAADLPLLVQTLADVLQNASFPADELELSRQRGLIGLQEQLDDPRSLGRRQFQQAIYPANHPFHSFPTPESLKQVTREDVVQFYRTHYRPDKTVLALVGNFDPAQVRSLLKQQLGTWQAAGQAPKLNFPTVSAPEKLTYLAAPLPGKTQSVTYLGYQGIDRQDPRYYPALVLNEILGGSTLSSRLGTEIRDRQGLTYGIYSYFQAGTSAGPFLVSMQTAPEDSQQAIASTLALLKQMREQGVSASEVAIAKQSLASGYPVELADPETLVEQILMNEVYGLKREELQQVSDKIQAVTVEQVNQAIQELLQPDRLVVVTAGAPAATAP; this comes from the coding sequence ATGTCATTGCTAGCTTTTGTGCGTCGCGCGACTGGGCCTGTTTTGCTTGCCCTCTGCTTAACTACTGTTTTATTGATTTCCAGTGAAACTGCCCCTACTTTGGCACTTTCCACCGTTTCTGCAACTCTTAATTCTAAGACTAAGCCTGATATGAAGCCGTCTTCTAGCGTCATGCCTACTGCTTCCTTAACTCAAGAAGTACGAAAAACAGTACTAGATAATGGTTTGACGGTTTTAACCAAAGAACTCCATACAGCTCCGGTGGTGAGCGTCCAGGTTTGGTACCGAGTCGGCTCGTACGATGAACCCGCAGGCTTGAGCGGAATTTCTCATCTGCTTGAGCACCTGATGTTTAAGGGCACCAATAATCGGCCTGTGCAATTCGGTCGCTTATTTAGTGCGCTGGGTAGCCAGTCGAATGCGTTTACTGCTTATGACCAAACTGCCTATTACGGCACCGTAGAACGCGACAAACTGCCAGCCCTGCTAGTTCTGGAAGCAGATCGCATGAAAAATGCACTGATCAATCCTGAGCAACTGCTGAGCGAAAAGCGAGTCGTGATCTCGGAGCTGCAAGGGTATGAAAATGAGCCAGGTTACCGTTTAGAACGAGCGGTGCGGAAAGCGGCATTCCCCCAGCAGTCTTATGGTTTGCCCATAGGTGGCACGAAAGCTGATGTGGAAACTTTTACGGTTGAGCAAGTACGAGACTACTACCGCAAATACTACAGTCCTACAAACGCCACGCTAGTGATTGTGGGAGATTTTGAAACTGAACCTACCCTGCAAGCCGTTAGATCAGCTTTTGGACAAATTCCAAATGAGGAGCAGGTGGGAACCGCAAAACCTGTAGCTTCAGCGATCGCCCCAACTAAGCCCAAACCTGCCGCTACAGCTCAGACACCGATTGTGCTGCGAGAGCCGGGAAGTGCAGCTCTACTGCATGCAGTCTATCCTTTGCCTGATCTGAGCCATCCAGATGTGCCTGCGCTCCAGGTCATGGACTACATCTTGACTGGAGGCCGTAGTTCTCGGCTGTACCAAGCTTTGGTGGAATCGGGTTTAGCCAGTGAAGCGGGTGGCTATGCTGCCAACTTACTCGACTCTGGTTGGTATAGCTTGTCTGTGACCGCAGCCCCTGGCAAGAAGCTGAGCCAGATTGATCGAGTGTTGCAGCGATCGCTTGCTAACCTCCGAGATAAACCCGTGAGCCAAGCAGAACTCCAGCGGGCCAAAAACCAATTACGCGCTTCTCGATTGTTGCAGAACCGCGATGTTACGAGTCAGGCGATGCAGTTGGCCGATGACCAAAGTGTGGCGGGAGATTACCGTTATAGCGATCGCTTGTTAGCCGCGATCACTCAAGTCACCACAACGGATGTGCAGCGGGTCGCCAAAACTTATTTCCAGTCAACTAGCCGTACCGTTGGCTTTTTTGAACCGACTCAACTGCAAGCAAGTACTGGAGGGACAGGCGTTGGATCGACCCAAACAACTGAAAACTTTAGTGCTGGTGAACCCGTTGATCCGGCGGAGCTAGAACAATATCTGCCCCGTATAGAGACAACTACCTCCGAAAACACCCAAGCCTTGCCAGAAGCAATCACGCTGGAAAATGGTTTACGCATTCTGTTGCTACCAGACACCAGTACGCCAACCATCACGCTGAGTGGTCACATTGGCGCTGGCTCCGAGTACGACTCCATCGAGAAGGCGGGACTGGCTGACTTGACTGCCGAAAACGTGATGAACGGCACCAAAACCAAAGACGCCTTAACACTGGCTGAAACACTAGAAGATCGAGGAGCTGACTTATCCTTTGATACCAATCGCGAAGGGGTCACGATTGATGGTGATGGTTTAGCAGCCGATTTGCCCTTGCTGGTGCAAACGTTAGCCGATGTCTTACAAAACGCTTCCTTCCCTGCCGATGAGCTGGAGTTGAGTCGGCAACGAGGTTTGATTGGTTTGCAGGAGCAATTAGATGATCCCCGTTCCCTGGGCCGCCGTCAGTTTCAGCAAGCTATTTATCCAGCCAATCATCCTTTCCACAGTTTCCCCACCCCGGAAAGCCTGAAGCAGGTTACCCGTGAAGATGTAGTGCAGTTTTATCGCACGCATTATCGACCGGACAAAACCGTTTTGGCTTTAGTTGGTAACTTTGACCCCGCACAGGTGCGATCGCTCCTCAAGCAACAACTAGGGACTTGGCAAGCGGCTGGGCAAGCTCCGAAGCTCAATTTCCCAACCGTGTCTGCTCCCGAAAAATTGACTTATTTAGCGGCTCCTTTGCCCGGAAAAACCCAATCCGTTACTTACTTGGGCTACCAGGGCATCGATCGCCAAGACCCCCGCTATTACCCAGCTTTAGTGCTAAACGAGATTTTGGGAGGGAGTACCCTCTCTAGCCGTCTAGGAACAGAAATTCGCGATCGCCAAGGACTCACCTACGGCATTTATAGCTACTTCCAAGCTGGCACCTCGGCAGGGCCGTTCTTGGTCTCCATGCAAACCGCGCCCGAAGACTCCCAACAGGCGATCGCTAGCACGTTGGCTTTGCTGAAGCAGATGCGTGAGCAGGGAGTGAGTGCCTCTGAAGTGGCGATCGCGAAGCAATCTCTAGCCAGTGGCTATCCGGTTGAACTGGCTGACCCCGAAACCCTAGTCGAACAAATTTTGATGAATGAGGTTTATGGTCTCAAGCGAGAAGAGTTGCAACAGGTGAGCGACAAGATTCAAGCGGTAACGGTCGAACAAGTGAACCAAGCTATCCAAGAATTGCTCCAACCGGATCGTTTAGTGGTAGTGACCGCAGGTGCGCCAGCCGCAACCGCTCCCTAA